In one window of Maribacter sp. BPC-D8 DNA:
- a CDS encoding VCBS repeat-containing protein, whose product MKNNILYLCLLILAIGCTENSGELFVKHSTEETGITFENTLTESKDLSILDYLYFYNGGGVAIGDINNDSLPDIYFSGNQVKNKLYLNKGNLQFEDITETAGVQGNSSWNTGAIIGDVNGDGLLDIYVCAVVGLNGFNGYNELFINQGDATFKESAAEYGLDFESYSSSAAFLDYDLDGDLDIYLLNHAIHTQDSYGNAQIRYKRVYETGDKLLRNDNGKFVDVSEEAGIYGGINGYGLGIAVSDFNQDGYPDLYIGNDFHEDDYYYLNNGDGTFKESLKEAFGHTTRFSMGSDVADINHDGLPDLISLDMLGKDEIVLKSSEGDDDIQIQKMKTETFGYHNQYTRNMLSVNQPNGKFLETALQSGVAATDWSWSALFGDYDQDGEQDLYISNGIPKRPNDLDYINYISNENIRSKINTTNLVDQKALKMMPSGFIGNMIFKGAADLQFIDESKSWIAQDTIISGATAYSDLDNDGDLDLVTNNLFSVANIQENTTNSKRNWLKIKLNFSDKNKFGIGTKVFSYANGVQQFKEMYTVRGFQASSEPIIHFGYGELNTIDSLKIIWPDKSYQLVKNIDVNQTLYLSPDKVQLFDYSSLRPKQQNLFQKTSNNLGINYTHIEDAYSDYLRQKLIPYQMSDRGPAVSVGDLNADEKDDIFFGGAKFIPSQIYIQGDSTFQLKNYPEIKKDSIKEDIASLIGDFNSDGKNDIIVGTGGADFFNEMKPLTDSYYVAGDSTFAQKEFPEMFENASVLLKLDYDHDDDLDIIICNQSISADYGNKPNSYVLENENGNFKVINNPFEKLGMITDAIVTDFNNDGWEDLLFVGEWMSPRFFQNNQGEFEEIQPLDNKDMNGLWQAVTSFDIDGDGDQDYLLGNWGMNTKFTASQKHPMKMYYGDLDKNGATETIVSTYKEGKDYPIDGLKELSSQLVSLRKKFNTYSSFAGKSMEEILGEDMLPNAEIHEVHTLSSGYLQNNDGKFTFVPFSYQLQLAPIMSFLEYDFNGDNKTEVLAAGNYFGVKPYHGRFDSFPGALISTGNNVTLANEIGLDLTGKSIRSMNIINSNNNTYLLLTFNNEAAEVYSILKP is encoded by the coding sequence ATGAAAAATAACATACTATACCTATGTTTATTGATATTAGCCATTGGTTGTACTGAAAATTCTGGCGAGTTGTTTGTAAAACATTCTACAGAAGAAACAGGTATAACTTTTGAAAACACACTTACAGAATCTAAAGACCTTAGTATTTTAGATTACCTCTATTTTTATAATGGTGGTGGTGTCGCAATTGGCGACATCAACAATGACAGCCTACCTGATATTTATTTTTCAGGTAATCAAGTAAAGAATAAATTATACCTAAACAAAGGTAATTTACAATTTGAAGATATTACCGAAACAGCAGGTGTCCAAGGCAATAGCTCTTGGAATACAGGTGCCATAATTGGCGATGTTAATGGTGACGGACTCCTAGATATTTATGTATGTGCTGTTGTGGGCCTTAACGGATTCAATGGTTATAACGAGCTTTTTATAAACCAAGGTGATGCCACTTTTAAAGAAAGTGCTGCCGAGTATGGACTGGATTTTGAATCGTACAGTTCTTCAGCTGCTTTTTTAGATTACGATTTAGATGGCGATTTAGATATATATCTTCTTAATCACGCCATACACACGCAAGACTCTTATGGCAATGCACAAATTCGTTACAAAAGGGTATATGAAACAGGCGATAAACTACTACGCAACGACAATGGTAAATTTGTAGATGTCAGCGAAGAAGCTGGTATTTATGGAGGTATAAATGGATATGGCTTAGGAATTGCTGTTTCTGATTTTAATCAAGACGGTTATCCTGATTTGTACATCGGCAACGACTTTCATGAAGATGATTATTACTATTTAAATAATGGTGACGGTACATTTAAAGAAAGCCTTAAAGAAGCATTTGGGCATACCACTAGATTTTCGATGGGTAGCGATGTTGCTGATATTAACCATGACGGTCTACCAGATTTAATTTCTTTAGACATGTTGGGTAAAGATGAAATCGTCTTAAAATCATCGGAAGGTGATGATGATATTCAAATTCAAAAAATGAAGACCGAGACTTTTGGCTATCACAATCAGTATACTAGAAATATGCTTTCTGTGAACCAACCAAACGGTAAGTTTTTAGAAACGGCATTGCAGAGCGGAGTAGCCGCAACAGATTGGAGTTGGAGTGCGCTATTCGGTGATTACGATCAAGATGGTGAGCAAGATTTATATATAAGTAATGGTATACCGAAAAGACCGAACGATCTTGACTACATCAACTATATTTCGAATGAAAATATTCGGTCAAAAATAAACACTACCAACCTCGTGGATCAAAAAGCACTTAAAATGATGCCTTCTGGTTTTATTGGCAACATGATTTTTAAAGGTGCAGCAGACCTTCAATTTATAGATGAATCTAAATCTTGGATCGCTCAAGACACTATTATTTCCGGGGCTACTGCCTATAGCGATTTAGATAATGATGGCGATTTAGATTTGGTAACCAACAATCTATTTAGTGTTGCAAATATTCAAGAGAACACAACAAACAGCAAACGCAACTGGCTAAAAATTAAACTGAACTTTTCTGATAAAAACAAATTCGGCATTGGCACCAAAGTATTTTCATATGCCAACGGAGTTCAACAATTTAAAGAAATGTATACCGTACGCGGATTTCAGGCTTCTTCTGAACCGATTATACACTTTGGGTACGGAGAACTTAATACAATTGATTCGTTGAAAATCATATGGCCAGATAAAAGCTATCAATTAGTCAAAAATATCGACGTAAACCAAACACTTTATCTTAGTCCTGATAAAGTACAACTTTTCGACTATTCTTCTTTACGCCCTAAACAGCAGAACCTATTTCAAAAAACATCAAATAATCTAGGCATAAACTACACACACATTGAAGATGCCTACAGCGATTATTTGCGCCAAAAGCTGATTCCCTATCAAATGTCAGATAGAGGTCCTGCCGTGAGTGTTGGTGATTTAAATGCAGATGAAAAAGACGATATTTTCTTCGGAGGAGCTAAATTTATTCCGTCTCAGATTTACATTCAAGGGGATTCCACCTTTCAGTTAAAAAATTATCCTGAAATTAAAAAAGACAGTATTAAAGAAGATATCGCTTCATTAATAGGTGATTTCAATTCAGATGGTAAAAACGATATCATTGTTGGTACTGGCGGGGCAGATTTCTTTAATGAAATGAAGCCATTAACTGACTCGTATTACGTGGCTGGCGATAGTACTTTTGCTCAAAAAGAATTTCCTGAGATGTTCGAAAATGCATCTGTTCTTTTAAAGCTAGATTATGACCACGATGATGATTTAGACATTATAATTTGCAATCAATCTATCAGTGCCGATTATGGAAACAAACCTAACAGCTATGTTTTAGAAAATGAGAATGGAAATTTCAAAGTAATCAATAATCCTTTTGAAAAATTAGGAATGATAACAGACGCTATTGTTACCGATTTTAATAATGATGGTTGGGAAGATTTATTATTTGTCGGAGAATGGATGTCGCCTAGATTTTTTCAAAACAATCAAGGTGAATTTGAAGAAATACAGCCATTAGATAATAAAGACATGAACGGCTTGTGGCAGGCTGTTACTAGTTTTGACATTGACGGTGATGGAGACCAAGACTACCTTTTAGGTAATTGGGGAATGAATACTAAGTTTACTGCATCACAAAAGCATCCGATGAAAATGTATTACGGTGATCTTGATAAAAACGGAGCAACAGAAACTATTGTCAGCACCTATAAAGAAGGCAAAGACTACCCCATAGATGGATTAAAAGAATTGTCGAGTCAATTGGTTTCTCTTCGTAAAAAATTCAATACCTACAGTTCTTTTGCAGGAAAATCGATGGAAGAAATTCTTGGTGAGGATATGTTACCTAATGCAGAAATTCACGAAGTACATACCCTAAGTTCTGGTTACCTACAAAACAACGATGGTAAGTTCACTTTTGTACCTTTTAGTTATCAATTACAATTGGCACCCATTATGTCATTTTTAGAATATGACTTTAATGGCGATAACAAAACCGAAGTACTAGCTGCCGGAAATTATTTTGGTGTAAAACCATATCATGGTCGTTTTGATTCTTTTCCAGGAGCATTGATTAGTACTGGCAACAATGTTACCTTAGCGAATGAAATAGGACTCGATTTAACAGGAAAATCGATTCGAAGCATGAACATTATAAACTCAAACAACAACACATACCTTTTGCTTACTTTTAATAATGAAGCAGCAGAAGTGTATAGCATTCTCAAACCATAG
- a CDS encoding solute:sodium symporter family transporter, which produces MIGILSFLGFTILVAVIAYFATRSTNEQTSDGYFLGGRSLTAGVIAGSLLLTNLSTEQIVGLNGNAYSDGILVMAWETLAAIAMVICAIYLLPRYLKGGISTIPTYLERRFDKTTKAMTSGLFLSGYAIVLLPIVLYSGSLAISGMFDLPAKLGISEWASIWVCVWSIGIIGSIYAIFGGLKAVAVSDSINAIGLLIGGLLIPIFGLYAISDDNSLLGGLSKLTAQHPEKFNAIGSESSSIPFATIFTGMVLVQLFYWGTNQQIIQRALAAKNLKEGQKGVMLAACFKILGPLIVVLPGIIAFHMFDGQLEKADQAYPKLVAAVLPATLVGFFAAVLFGAILSSFNSALNSCVTLFGLDIYKEYIDKDASETKVVKIGKRFGVLLALFSMILAPFLYYASDGLFGYLQQVNGAYSIPILSAIVIGFLTKRVPAIAAKAGIVFAVVVYVIYIFMQRGLGVEWLPHMLHVQAITFVLTIILMLVIGYLKPRESDYVQEYTNEVDITNWKYVKPVGLIITLIVISTYIIFR; this is translated from the coding sequence ATGATAGGAATTTTATCTTTTTTAGGCTTTACCATTTTGGTGGCCGTAATTGCATATTTCGCAACAAGATCAACAAACGAACAAACTTCTGACGGTTACTTTCTAGGAGGACGTAGTTTAACAGCGGGAGTAATAGCGGGATCATTGTTATTAACCAACTTATCTACAGAGCAAATTGTTGGTCTAAACGGTAATGCTTACAGTGATGGAATTTTAGTAATGGCTTGGGAAACCTTGGCAGCTATTGCAATGGTAATATGCGCTATATATTTGTTACCTAGGTATTTAAAAGGAGGTATTAGTACTATACCAACTTATTTAGAAAGAAGGTTTGATAAGACAACGAAAGCAATGACATCGGGCTTGTTTTTAAGTGGATACGCCATTGTGTTATTACCTATTGTCTTGTATTCTGGTTCTTTAGCTATAAGTGGAATGTTTGATTTGCCTGCCAAGTTGGGAATATCTGAATGGGCATCAATTTGGGTATGTGTTTGGAGTATAGGTATAATAGGTAGTATTTATGCCATATTTGGAGGCTTAAAAGCTGTTGCGGTTTCTGATAGTATTAATGCAATTGGCTTGCTGATCGGTGGGTTGTTGATACCAATATTTGGACTTTATGCAATTAGTGATGATAATAGTCTTTTAGGAGGGCTTTCAAAGCTTACCGCTCAACATCCTGAAAAGTTTAATGCCATAGGTTCAGAATCTTCGAGTATACCTTTTGCTACGATATTTACAGGTATGGTTTTGGTACAATTATTTTATTGGGGAACCAATCAACAAATAATACAAAGAGCTCTGGCGGCAAAAAACTTGAAAGAAGGTCAGAAAGGAGTAATGCTTGCCGCTTGCTTTAAAATATTAGGTCCGTTAATTGTTGTTTTACCTGGTATCATTGCTTTTCATATGTTCGATGGTCAATTGGAAAAAGCAGATCAGGCCTATCCTAAATTAGTGGCCGCAGTTTTACCGGCTACTTTGGTTGGTTTTTTTGCAGCTGTACTGTTCGGAGCGATACTTAGTTCTTTTAATAGTGCTTTAAACAGTTGTGTTACGTTATTTGGTTTAGATATTTATAAAGAGTACATCGATAAAGATGCTTCTGAAACTAAAGTTGTTAAAATTGGAAAACGTTTTGGTGTTTTACTTGCATTGTTTTCAATGATTTTAGCTCCTTTTCTGTATTATGCTTCTGATGGACTTTTTGGTTATTTGCAACAAGTAAATGGAGCGTATAGTATTCCAATTTTATCAGCAATCGTTATTGGTTTCTTAACTAAAAGAGTGCCGGCAATAGCTGCCAAAGCAGGAATTGTATTTGCAGTTGTAGTTTACGTAATATACATATTTATGCAAAGAGGTCTTGGGGTAGAATGGTTACCGCACATGTTGCATGTACAAGCAATAACTTTTGTGCTTACAATAATTTTAATGTTGGTAATAGGTTATTTAAAGCCTAGAGAAAGTGATTATGTACAGGAGTATACAAATGAGGTCGATATTACAAATTGGAAGTACGTAAAGCCAGTAGGTTTAATTATTACACTTATTGTAATAAGCACTTATATTATTTTTAGATAA
- a CDS encoding RagB/SusD family nutrient uptake outer membrane protein: MKNNFKILTLSILSLVGVSSCTDLEIEETDSIISEGFQGLADPSSTVTNLYGSLAGQYAGQDNYFALQEVTSDEHLIPTRGGDWGDNGLWRVLHTHDWNGQHAFIVNVFQLWNGNQLQASQVLDSRSNPSATNIGDASFIRAYSMWVILDNFGQVPYRDTALPSSSVPEVLTGQAAVDFILADIETAIANAPATAAVSGDTSLRASKAAARYLKAKVLLNKHIYLGGSPDSGDMAEVISLVDAITADGYALQDGYFDLFLPDADSETIWSLEANTINKVVMGLHYNNTSIQGGGWNGFSTLAEFYDLFEGDSESNELDASQNPADGQEERRGGVPTIGTTFADQPYAAENDGYVDGSNVGYGFLINQQYDLDGTALEDRQGAPLTFKRDFKDGAGAVNFINNDETTGIRIQKYAARNGNASIGHQIVFRYADAHLMKAEAMFRSGGDPTAMINDLRTIRNTEELLGTVSEQDILDERGRELYQEAWRRNDLIRFGQFGRDWLFKAEGTINNDDYNVFPIPPAQLLANPNLVQNPGY, from the coding sequence ATGAAAAATAATTTCAAAATATTAACGCTTTCTATTCTATCGTTGGTAGGGGTTTCTTCCTGTACCGACCTGGAAATAGAAGAAACAGATTCTATCATTTCTGAAGGATTTCAAGGTTTAGCCGACCCTTCTTCAACTGTTACGAATCTATATGGTTCTCTTGCTGGTCAATATGCCGGACAAGACAACTACTTTGCCCTTCAAGAAGTAACTTCAGATGAACACTTAATCCCTACCCGTGGTGGTGACTGGGGTGATAACGGACTTTGGAGAGTATTACATACTCACGATTGGAACGGACAACATGCCTTTATTGTTAACGTATTTCAATTATGGAACGGTAATCAACTACAAGCTTCTCAAGTTTTAGATTCAAGAAGTAACCCATCTGCAACCAACATTGGTGATGCAAGCTTCATTAGAGCTTATAGCATGTGGGTAATTCTTGATAATTTCGGTCAAGTACCTTATAGAGATACAGCATTACCTTCATCTTCTGTACCTGAGGTATTAACTGGACAAGCTGCTGTAGATTTCATTCTTGCAGATATTGAAACTGCTATTGCAAATGCACCAGCTACTGCTGCTGTAAGTGGAGATACTAGCTTAAGAGCAAGTAAAGCTGCAGCTAGATATTTAAAGGCTAAAGTTCTTTTAAACAAACATATTTATTTAGGTGGTTCCCCCGATTCTGGTGATATGGCTGAAGTTATTTCTTTAGTTGATGCTATTACAGCTGACGGTTACGCTTTACAAGATGGTTATTTTGACCTTTTCTTACCAGACGCTGATTCTGAAACTATCTGGTCTCTAGAAGCGAATACTATTAATAAAGTAGTAATGGGTCTTCACTACAACAACACCAGTATTCAAGGTGGTGGTTGGAACGGTTTTAGTACTCTTGCTGAGTTTTATGACCTATTTGAAGGAGATTCTGAATCTAACGAGTTAGATGCTTCTCAAAACCCTGCAGATGGTCAAGAAGAGCGTAGAGGTGGTGTACCAACTATAGGTACAACATTTGCTGATCAACCTTATGCTGCTGAAAATGATGGCTATGTTGACGGATCTAATGTTGGTTATGGTTTTCTTATCAACCAACAATATGATTTAGATGGTACAGCATTAGAAGATAGACAAGGTGCGCCACTTACTTTTAAAAGAGATTTTAAAGATGGTGCCGGCGCAGTTAACTTCATTAATAATGATGAAACTACAGGTATTAGAATTCAAAAATACGCTGCTAGAAATGGAAATGCTTCTATAGGTCATCAAATTGTATTTAGATATGCAGATGCTCACTTAATGAAAGCAGAAGCTATGTTTAGAAGCGGTGGCGATCCAACAGCTATGATTAATGATTTAAGAACAATACGTAATACTGAAGAGTTGTTAGGTACGGTTTCTGAACAAGACATCTTAGATGAAAGAGGTAGAGAGCTATACCAAGAAGCTTGGAGACGTAACGATTTAATTCGTTTCGGTCAATTCGGTAGAGATTGGTTATTCAAAGCAGAAGGAACTATTAATAATGACGATTATAATGTGTTCCCTATTCCACCAGCACAATTGCTTGCAAATCCTAATTTGGTTCAGAACCCAGGATACTAA
- a CDS encoding VCBS repeat-containing protein gives MNSNLLKLSCIGLFFSLLYSCGSKEDANTSEEKKEPTLFTLLQPEETGISFVNKVANSKEFNIFKYRNFYNGGGVAIGDINNDGLSDVFLTGNMEPNKLFLNKGDMKFEDISETAGISGNKPWSTGVVMADINNDGFLDIYVSNAGNMEGDNHDNDLYINNGDGTFSEKAHEYNLAETGFSTHASFFDYDKDGDLDAYILNNSNIPVSSLGYAEQREVRAQDWEGVPKIFRGVGDMLLRNDNGKFVDVSEKAGIYGSLIGFGLGVMVVDINNDLYPDIYVSNDFYERDYLYINNQDGTFREEVQKWTNHLSLSAMGVDMADINNDGLTDIFITDMLPEPDQRVKSVMEFEGYNIFKLKQSKDFHQQYIQNTLQLNNGNGSFSEIAYYSGVEATDWSWSGLLFDMDNDGLKDIYITNGINHDLTDLDFVDFFANEIIQKMALTGRKESIDSIINKMPVTPLPNYAYRNNGDITFSNYNKQWGFEIPSRSNGSAYGDLDNDGDLDLVVNNVNMETFVYRNNSETQSTNNYIKLKFEGADGNKFGIGTVVRLYYPDNIIDQTLMPSRGFQSSVDYPMTIGLGATKVLDSIRIIWPNDATTKLKNVKVNQTITFKQEEAEDIFKIKKTETPTLLEAIDSNTFLTHKENSYMDFDNEGLISKSLAEEGPGLAVGDVNGDGNDDIFIGGAKNQTGALYLHNGNGSLSKPIVKYFEAEALLEDTTASFFDSDNDGDLDLMVGTGGNELGMQGYYGIRLYLNDGKGNFSLSTYKLPNINKNVAVIAPSDFDADGDIDVFVGSRSVVGTYGINPDHLFLLNNGDGTFTDITERSAYDLKDAGMVTDAKWIDIDGDGKDDLVTVSDWGSPKIYKNSGRRLSDSKSSLDSLSGWWGAVEGYDLDNDGDQDLILGNMGSNLHYKPKPGQPMKMWVNDFDNDGTIEQITTQNYDGGDYPLHQKKELTTQILALKKKNIKASEYASKTIQELFPKNIIDNTILKQSNISESIIAINDGNGNFTIKILPPQVQFSCICGIQCLDVNKDGNLDLVMAGNNFEFKPQYSRLDANYGNVLLGDGKLNFEWQNYSDSGFFIRNEVKQLKIVKDKKGNQFIITAINNDTPKMYRLHEK, from the coding sequence ATGAACTCTAATTTGCTTAAACTAAGCTGTATTGGTTTATTTTTCTCTCTCTTATATTCTTGCGGATCTAAAGAAGATGCAAATACATCAGAAGAAAAAAAAGAACCAACATTATTCACCTTATTACAACCGGAAGAAACAGGTATTTCATTTGTAAATAAAGTTGCCAACTCAAAAGAATTCAACATATTTAAATACCGCAACTTTTATAACGGTGGTGGCGTTGCCATTGGAGATATTAATAATGACGGATTATCGGATGTTTTTCTGACCGGAAACATGGAGCCAAACAAACTTTTTCTTAATAAAGGCGATATGAAATTTGAAGATATTTCGGAAACTGCCGGAATATCAGGAAATAAGCCTTGGTCTACTGGGGTTGTTATGGCAGACATTAATAATGACGGATTTCTAGATATTTACGTTAGTAATGCCGGTAATATGGAAGGTGACAATCATGATAACGATCTTTACATTAATAATGGCGATGGCACTTTTTCTGAAAAGGCCCATGAATATAATTTAGCAGAAACAGGTTTTTCTACTCATGCATCTTTCTTCGATTACGATAAAGACGGCGATTTAGATGCCTACATTCTAAATAACAGCAACATTCCTGTAAGTAGCCTTGGTTATGCAGAACAGCGTGAAGTAAGAGCTCAAGATTGGGAAGGTGTACCAAAAATATTTAGAGGCGTAGGTGATATGCTTTTAAGAAATGACAATGGAAAATTTGTCGATGTTAGTGAAAAAGCTGGCATTTATGGTAGCCTTATAGGTTTTGGGCTTGGCGTTATGGTGGTAGACATTAACAATGACCTGTATCCAGACATTTATGTTTCTAATGATTTTTATGAAAGAGACTACCTGTACATTAACAACCAAGACGGTACTTTTAGAGAAGAGGTTCAAAAATGGACGAATCACTTAAGTTTATCGGCTATGGGTGTGGATATGGCCGATATTAATAATGACGGACTTACAGATATCTTCATCACCGACATGCTACCTGAACCAGATCAGCGTGTAAAATCTGTTATGGAATTTGAAGGTTATAATATTTTCAAACTAAAGCAGAGTAAAGATTTTCATCAACAGTACATTCAAAATACTTTACAACTGAACAACGGAAATGGTTCATTTTCTGAAATTGCCTACTACAGTGGCGTTGAAGCTACCGATTGGAGCTGGTCTGGACTTTTATTCGACATGGACAATGATGGTTTAAAAGATATTTATATTACCAACGGCATCAATCATGATCTTACCGATTTAGATTTCGTTGATTTCTTTGCGAATGAAATCATTCAAAAAATGGCTTTGACTGGCAGAAAAGAGTCTATTGATTCTATCATTAATAAAATGCCTGTTACTCCCCTACCGAATTATGCATATCGAAACAATGGCGACATTACCTTTAGTAATTACAACAAACAGTGGGGTTTTGAAATACCTAGTCGCTCTAATGGTTCTGCATATGGTGACCTAGATAATGATGGAGATTTAGATCTTGTGGTCAATAACGTGAATATGGAGACTTTTGTTTACCGTAACAATTCCGAAACGCAATCTACAAACAACTATATCAAGTTAAAATTCGAAGGCGCCGATGGTAATAAATTTGGAATTGGTACCGTTGTACGCCTATACTACCCAGATAACATTATCGACCAAACACTGATGCCTTCAAGAGGTTTTCAGTCTTCAGTAGACTACCCGATGACTATTGGTTTGGGAGCTACAAAAGTTTTAGACTCTATTCGTATTATATGGCCTAATGACGCAACCACTAAATTAAAAAACGTAAAGGTGAACCAAACCATTACATTTAAACAAGAAGAGGCAGAAGATATATTTAAAATCAAAAAAACAGAAACCCCTACTCTTTTAGAAGCTATAGACAGTAATACCTTTTTGACCCATAAAGAGAATAGCTATATGGATTTTGATAACGAGGGATTAATTTCTAAATCATTAGCAGAAGAAGGACCTGGTTTAGCAGTTGGTGACGTAAATGGAGATGGAAACGATGATATTTTTATTGGCGGAGCAAAGAATCAAACTGGTGCTTTATATCTACACAATGGTAATGGATCGCTTTCTAAACCTATTGTAAAATATTTTGAAGCGGAAGCCTTACTAGAAGATACCACTGCCTCCTTTTTTGATTCAGATAATGATGGCGATTTAGATCTTATGGTCGGTACCGGTGGCAACGAATTAGGCATGCAAGGTTATTACGGAATTCGACTTTATCTAAATGACGGTAAAGGCAATTTCTCATTAAGCACATACAAATTACCGAATATTAATAAAAATGTTGCCGTAATAGCTCCGTCAGATTTTGACGCAGATGGTGATATTGATGTTTTCGTTGGTTCAAGAAGCGTTGTAGGCACTTATGGAATAAATCCTGACCACCTATTTCTTTTAAATAACGGAGACGGAACTTTTACCGATATTACAGAGCGTTCTGCTTATGACCTAAAAGATGCCGGCATGGTTACCGATGCTAAATGGATTGACATTGATGGCGATGGCAAAGATGACTTAGTAACCGTATCTGATTGGGGTAGCCCAAAAATCTACAAAAACTCTGGCAGAAGACTTAGCGACTCAAAAAGTTCTTTAGACAGTCTTAGTGGTTGGTGGGGAGCAGTTGAAGGGTATGACCTAGACAACGATGGCGATCAAGATCTAATTTTAGGTAATATGGGTAGTAACCTCCATTACAAACCAAAACCTGGTCAACCCATGAAAATGTGGGTGAATGATTTTGATAATGATGGCACTATAGAACAGATTACTACTCAAAACTACGATGGCGGCGATTATCCTCTTCATCAAAAGAAGGAATTAACAACCCAAATTCTTGCATTGAAGAAGAAAAATATTAAAGCTTCTGAATATGCTTCAAAAACCATTCAAGAGCTATTTCCAAAGAACATTATAGACAATACTATATTAAAGCAGTCAAACATCTCTGAGTCTATAATTGCCATAAACGATGGTAATGGTAACTTTACTATTAAAATACTACCCCCTCAAGTTCAATTTTCATGTATTTGTGGCATTCAATGTCTTGATGTCAACAAAGACGGAAACTTAGACTTAGTTATGGCAGGGAACAACTTCGAGTTTAAACCTCAATATTCAAGACTAGATGCTAATTACGGAAATGTTCTTCTTGGCGATGGTAAATTAAACTTTGAATGGCAAAATTATTCCGATAGTGGTTTCTTTATCCGCAATGAGGTAAAACAATTAAAAATAGTTAAAGACAAGAAAGGGAATCAATTCATTATTACAGCAATCAATAACGACACTCCAAAAATGTATCGACTACATGAAAAATAA